A segment of the Lolium perenne isolate Kyuss_39 chromosome 3, Kyuss_2.0, whole genome shotgun sequence genome:
GACACGGGACAATGGATCGGCTGGGTAGTGCATATGGATGGCCCAGGTATGCCTATCTAAACAAGAATTTCGAATGCCATCACCGTTTTTTTGTATTGTTTTGAGGGAAAAAATTGAGTGGAGTTTTGAGGAACTTGTTAAACCCATGGACCGGAGGGAATAGTTTGGATTCGATAGTACACTTACGCTCCGTTTGGGagctcagtttttttttttttttgaagtattCTGGGAATACTTCGGTTTCCAATGAAGTATTGCATCTGCTTTTCATCAGGTATGCTTATCTTAACAAGAATTCCGAATGCCATgacgttttttttgttttgtttcgagcAACTTGTTAAACCCATGGTGCGGTAGTATTAACTTGCAAAgttgcaaaaagaaaagtttggATTCCATACTACACTTAAGCTGGTAGGAATTTTTTTCCAGGAAATAGAAGATCAGTGTAGGGTATGAATTCTACATATCAGATTTGGTATCATGCCAATATGCCACAAAAATCATATGCATAGAGATGCACAAGCCACAAGGTGATTAAGCTCAGCTTCGTTCCACGAGCTATATTATTTCTAtgcaaaaataatccatgaaagaAGCTGAAATGGTTTGACCTCAGTTCTCTATTGTTGAATCTCTTAAGAAGGACAGTCATGTACATATATATCTTATATGCTTTCGCAATCACTGTCAGTAGTCTTGTCACATATTGATAGCCAATAGATGGTTGTCAAATGAAACTAAAACATGCTAATAATCATACCAAGCAAGAATATCATAATTCAGTTTCGCAATAAAAAAAAGGAATATCATAATTCATCTTCATGCCAAAACTCGGTAGACATAGACATTACAGTGCACATATGCACGAATGGTTAACATATAGTATGTACCAGACAAGAATGCACACGACGTGTATATATCCACAAAATACAAGTGTAcattcatacaaatatatatgtTCCACGCGCGTGTCGCTCATTGATATACATGAGACGAGATTTATTGAGGACAAAATAATATGTAGGGCATATCATACTTTCCCATATATGTGTGGGATCATTAACCCGGCCATCGGTCAAGATCTTGATAGTTGAAGCACGTAGCAGCAGTATACATCCAGCCGTCGGTCTCAGATATGTAGATGGCCGGTTAATCAGTTAGGTATGTCCTTGAAGTGAGGCTTCGCCATGGTCGGAGTTGGGTCGTAAGACCCATAGTCGTTCGTCTTCACCTGCCTGAGGATTCTCCCGCCGTGCACCACCACCAACACatcgtcgtcctcctgctgctgcaTGAATGATTCTGGTGTGTCATGTCATGTCATATGCATGGATGCATTGCACAAGACTCAACAAAGTAGTAGTGCAAAAAAGAAATTATTACTGACTAAGTTACACATACAAAACTAATTAACAAGAGAAAATGTATATTCAGTTAGCAACTTTACATGTAATAGATCATAGTACAGTATAATGTTACAAATGGTCGACCGTATGTAGTGCTGCGCTAATTCAAGCCGACATACTATCTCTCTTTCGAATTAATGAAGTTCTTGAGTTGTCATAAGCAAGCTATTTTAAGTATGACCAAGTTTATAGAATGTATATAAACATCTGTCATTAGATTCATCCTAATATATATTTTTCTACTATGTATATTTGATGATAGATATTAGCACAATTTTATGGAGAAACCTACAATTTCAGTTACTTTGTACCCAAGTGCCTATATATTAATGAAGGTGTATGTGGATCTAGCTAAAACCTCTATATATTTGACTCGAAGGATTTGAGAAAGTGACATATCCAAATGACAATGAATGGTTTGGTTCTGATGGTTATGGTTACTACAAAATCTCAAAGGGTTTGTTCTAACTTCTAAGTAATCAACCCGTAAAAAAGGTGGTTTGACTTATATGTAGGAATTAAGAGTGAATTTCGTTTATACATTCGTTTTCACATTTTTTACATGAATTAACTCATTTaggatattgttatttggattatCCCATTTAGTGAAAGTGTATCTCTTTGTTTGGGCTGGTTCGGGTCATAGGAAGTGAAGCTCAGGAACCAAATATACCAGGAGGGGAACTATGATGTGGCATGCCACGTCTACCTGACGATCATGACCTACAGGCAGACCGTCGTGAAAATcttagagcaggtctaacagaccccgtaaaaggggcaaacccgtataataaccgccgatttgagggtctcggctctacccggccgtctagcacgccccgtaaaaacggcccccgcatcgttttttgctgttttcgagtacggggcgggtcgtcgccccctacttgtgcggggtgggagcggggatagtgGGCGAAACCAGTATCCCAATTCCGAAAGCGCGCGCGGACATTTCAGTTCCCCCCACCCATTttcccccgcgcgccgccgccgccacccgcgcgccgccgccggaatCCGTCAGATCCGCGCCCCTCCGCCGTCCGCCGAGCCGCGTCGAGCTGCGTCGACGCCCGCCGCACCTCCGCCGCACCCCCGCCGAAGTTCCGCGTCCCTCCGCGCGCGCCGCCCGCCCTCCCGCCGTGGTCTTCTCCGCCGTTTGTCGCCGGTGAGTATTCCGCCGCGTTCTTCTTCGTTGCCGCCGGTAAATTGGTCGGATTTGGGGCTGATGTATGGTACACCGTGGTAGATGGCTTCGGAGGATGTGCACATGGCGGATTTGGACGCGACGTCGACCGATTGGTCGTCGCCGGATTCCGACGATTCGGATATCGACGAGTGGCTCAACGACGACGAGACGGAGATGATGCTGCTCCTGTTTGGCTTGAAGCAAACGGAGGACCGCATGAAGCTGCTGGATCAGCGGAAAGGATCCGTGATGGGGCGTATGTGCATTCCGCGGAACCGCGCGCTCGGCCACGAACAGCTGATGCaagaatattctgttttacggggtggggatacggggtctgctcgctcgtccgagttttcggccggcgaaaagtgaatacaggaccctctactcgcgttttaaggggcgaaaaaatacggggcctgttagacatgctcttagaagGGGTAAAATTTGAAAAACACTAAGTGAGGGTAATTCATGTTAAAAGTGTGAAAGTAGTGGGTATTCACTCGGGAGTTAATTCATGGATTATAGAAAAACCCATGTATGGAGAAACTGCATCGATCGGTCTAATGCCTACCTAGACAATTTGGTTGCATATGTCCTATTAATATCTGTGCTCTTCCGAGCAAAAGGGGATGGGATAAAAAAATAAAGAATTGATTTATCACAGAATCCTTCTTCTTAAATAAAATTCAATCAAGCTTTCTCACAATGTTCTGTTTCTTTATGCCAGAAATTAAGAACATCATTTCTAGCTAGCTACAAGGGAATATAACTGCAGAAATATAAAAAATCAAAGAATATATATTCAATGATCTAGCTAGGTGATTTATATACCATCGTCGATCCTGCATGATCTTCATTAAGAAGCTTCCTTGGCGCTCCTGCATCAAACAAACTCCAAAGAATCACAACAGGAATGAAGTGATGCAACCAATATTTCTCTGATGCACAAGAACTAACATAGGACtagaagaaaaaaaaacacaTTCATGACCTAACTAAAAAGAAATGCAATAACCGTGTGGAGCTCTAGCTAACCAGCCATGGAGGACAGAGGGACTAGAAAACAAAAGCACATTCACGACCTAACTAAAAAAAGGCAATAACCATGTGGAGCTCTAGCTAACCAGCCATGGAGGACAGAAGGAGTGCCGCAAAGAcagcggcgaagagatagtagctTGGTTTGTTGGCCTCCATGGCGCCGGCTCGGCAAGGAGAGCATGCAGCTACCTTTTCCTCAGCTTGAATAGAGGAGAGCCAGAAGGCAATGGCAGGAGAGAGAAGGAGGAGAGGCTTTCCTTGGTTTGGACACAAAGGAACCAACACCCTGCAGATGTTAGTTGTCTGCAAGAACAGAATGGATTTAGTATTGTTAACTATAATACTATTTGTCTGGGGCATGCATGATGGGGATGTGAATCTCAGTGGAGTCTGCTGCTTATAAAAATCAAAAGTGGAGATTAAAGGCATAGGTCAGAGCTTTCCCTATGGAATTTTTCAGGGCCttgtagtcatcatcacattagacTTGCTGGTGCAGCCTGGCTAGCCCCAGAAGCTAAAGCAACAGACCATGCAAATTTATAAtctatataccatattcattcttGGAGTGTAATAACGGCATACCGTATTATTTTCTTCTTTCGAACAATGTCATGAAAACGATCGAGATCCAACTGAGAGACTGGTTGTTGTTCAACTCTGTGACGGTAGGTGCCACAAGTTAATAAGAGGTTAGAATATCCTTATTAGGTATGAAGGAATTTTGTGTGTATAATGCTTATATATAGTAGCTCCTCAAGAGTGGTGGACATTGGTCAGAGACCTGCCGTAGTGGTGTTTGATGGCCATACAAGCGACAGCCATGCACGCAACATGCCGAGCACCAACGGTCATAGTTTACTTAAGGTTCAAACTATGATGAGCTGCAGATGGTAAAAAGCCTGACTAGCTAATACTTTTCCGGCATGCAGGCATATAGAATTATGGTAACTCCAGCTTTTTTCACTATTCATACTCTTACATTTGTAGCTAGATATGAagtatgcagaggctggggcgtgATGCCTCCGTTTCGAAAAAAAGCTAGATACGAAGTAATCCCCATGATCTCCAATGTCCAACGTTTGAAACACCAATCACTTTGTATGAGTATGCTAGTTAATGTGATATATGAGAAAAAAACATGGTGAAATATCTACTGCTACTAATTTCATCTGGGCCAAATGACTTGTAAACGTTAATATATAACCAAAGTAAGAGAAAATTGATTACACCTTTTAATTTTTAGGGCACCATATATTTTCAAATGTGGTATTTTCGAACGGGATAGGAGGTACTGCTAGTGCTGATGCACTTTTAATAGTTACATTACTGGGGAGTGCACGCAATTATATGTGGAGTGGAGGGCATGTAGGGGCACTGTGAGAAGAATAAAATCATTCAGCTAGTACTGCTTAACAGTCAACCTTATGGGCCATGGTGTAAAGTAATCCAAATTCAGAGACTTTGCATAGACAGTGGGATTAAAGGAGATGCGCGCCTAGCTAGTGGGGAACTGCTTTATTGTTTTCGAAATATTATGTTCCACTAAATCGGGTTAGGGGGCAGTAGATGAAGACAACTGGAGCTAACTAGTGGAGGATAAAGAGGCCGTGCATGCAACTTTCCTCTTTAAAGTCAGTAAAATATAGAACTAGTCTAGCCTTGTTTAAAGTGTATGTATATCTGTGGTGATAAAGCAAACTAATTAGTACCAACTTTTACAAAGTTCTTGTTGAATAAGTTTACTGCGGCGACTAGCTAGGAGAAACAAGTTATGCGCATGCATGCTCAGGTGTAGGTTGTAGGTGCACACAGAATGTGTAGTTGATTCTGAGACATGATCATATGAAGAAAATGTCTGGCTTGGAGAATATGTGTATATAGGGGAAGTTAGTCTAGCTAGCTGGTGGCCATAAAGTTGAATTTGTTGAGTTGATGGGCGGAATGATTCAGATAGACGGAAATCCGGTCTCTGTGGATGGATGACCTGTCTGTTCATTTTTTCGAAAATGGACTCTTTATTACTTGCGCAATagacccggcctctgcataactaagatgcacacagccgcacaCGAATCCGTTACAAAACCACACAAAAGGGTTCAAAGATAAAAAAAAAACGTAGTCCAAAAAAGGGTAACAACAACTAGGTACGAGGGTCTAGCCGAAGgtcatgctgccacccatgttgggagaaaatatccctcgccgtatcctccaaccgtgaagacgcctccgtaaataggtctcggtgctCCACACGCTGCAACGGTATCCATGAAAGAAGCAAAGCTATGCaccggtagatgacctgcaaaaatgaagaagaaatattattgaaaatcttgtcatttctacatagccacaaCGACCAAATAATTGCAATCGCTCCCATCCTAATAAGACGTTTAAATCTAACATCCACACCATTGAGCCAGCTGggtgggtataaggtagaccCAATTTGGACGgctgaccatatagacctagcaaaCTGACATTGAAAAAATAAGTGTTTAATAGTCTCGTCCTGATGATAGAAGACACACTTTTTACTTCCATGCCAGTTGTGTTTGGCAAGATTATCTTTCGTAAGAATaacccctcgacgaagataccaggcAAAGATTTTTGTTCTgagtggtatcttcatcttccaaatcttcgaGTTATTATCGACCGGGATATTAGGCTGAATAAGAGCATTGTACATGGAAGCCACTGAGAATGAACCATTCCCGGTCAGATTCCAGCGAAATACATCCGGTCCCTGCGTCAATTGAACTAACTCAAGATGATGTAACAAATCCTGCCAAGATGCTTGTCTAGGACCGATGAGACTTCTTCTGAACTCCACATTTGGTGGGAAATTTTCCAACACCTTGGCGATAGTATCGCCTTTGTGGCGCACAATATTGTACAAAGCCGGATATTGTTCTCGGAGTGTGGTATTACCCAACCATTTATCCTCCCAGAAACGAATTTCCGATCCATCCTTTATAGAGAAAGAACCATATGGAAAGAAAAACTTCTTTGTTTCCATAAGACCAGCCAAAAAATGCGAATCTCCTGGTCTCCAAATAACTTGAGATAAAGCCTTTGAGCCAATATACTTCCTCTTAAGCAGTGTTTGCCATATGCCCTCTTCGGTAAGTAGCTTATACAACAATTTACCGAGAAGTGCCCTATTCTTGACCTGGAGATCTTGAATACCAAGTCCTCCATGATCTTTGGGCCGACACAACACACTCCATTTAGCCAGCCGATATTTACGCTTCTCGCAATCCCCTTGCCAgaagaatcttgatcggaaataaTCCAACCGTTTTAAGACTCCTCTGGAAAGTTGGAAGAAAGATATCATATAGAGTACCATATTACTCAGTACCGCatttatgagaactaatcttccaCCCAAGGAtagcaatttacctttccaactacttaaTCTAATCTGAAGCCTTTCCTCAACCAATTTCCACTCAGCATTGGTAagcctccgataatgaatcggaattccCAAGTACCTAATTGGAAATTGGCCTTGGCCACAGCCAAACAGTTCAGCATATTCTGCAACATGATCTTGGGCTTCgccaaaacagaacaattcacttttatggaaatttattTTCAGACCCGACAAGAGCTCAAACGCAGAAAGAATTAACTTTAGGTTCCGAGCCTTGTCCATGTCGTGATCCATAAAAAGTATTGTATCTTCAGCGTATTGAAGAATGGATAGGCCTCCATCAACTAGATGAGGAATAACCCCTTCAATTTGGCCCTCAGTCTTTGCACGTTCAACCAAGACAGCGAGCATATCAGCCACTATATTAAATAGCACTGACGATAATGGATCTCCCTGTCTAAGTCCTTTCTTAGTCTGAAAATATTTGCCCACATCATCATTGACTTTAATGGCAACACTTCCACCCGAGATAAAACTATTGATTAACTCACGTCACTCATCAGAGAAGCCTTTCATTCTGAGAGTTTGTTGCAAAAAAGGACCACTTAACcttatcataggccttctcaAAGTCAATCTTTAAGATGGCGCCATTCAACTTATTTCTATGCAATTCATGAACAGTTTCATGGAGGACAACAACCCCATCCAGAATATTCCGTCCTTGCATAAAAGCAGTTTGAGAAGGTCTAATGACATGATCAGCCACCGAATTTAATCGGATCGTGGCAAACTTAGTGAATATTTTAAAGCTCACGTTAAGAAGACAAATAGGacgatattgttgaatcctttctgcttCATTAACCTTGGGCAATAAAATAATCTCACCAAAGTTGATCCTAAAAAGCTCCAGTTGCCCATCATGTAGATCCGCAAAAAGAGCAAGAAGGTCATCCTTGATGACATCCCAGAAAGATTGATAAAATTCAGCTGGGAAACCATCAGGGCCAGGGGCTTTATTATGCTCCATTTGGAAAACAGCTTTTCTTACTTCCTCCTCAGAGTAAGGCGAAGTGAGAAAATTATTCTCCGCGTGCGACACTTGGGGGATATCCTCCATTCTTGTCTCATCAAGCGAAAAATTGCTTTCCTCTGGGGCACCAAAAAGCCCTTTATAATAATTTGTGATAAATGACTTTAGCTGCGCATGACCCTCAATCGTGCCCTCGTCCTGAACAAGAGTACGAATAAGTTTCTTCCTGTGCCTGCCATTGGCAACACAATGGAAGTACCTTGTATTCGAATCTCCTTCAAGAATGAATTGGGCCTTATATCGTTGGTACCATTTCAGCTCCTCCTCCCGCAGTAATTTTGCAATTTCCGCATTTG
Coding sequences within it:
- the LOC127342418 gene encoding uncharacterized protein isoform X3, whose product is MEANKPSYYLFAAVFAALLLSSMAGAPRKLLNEDHAGSTMEDDDVLVVVHGGRILRQVKTNDYGSYDPTPTMAKPHFKDIPN
- the LOC127342418 gene encoding uncharacterized protein isoform X1 encodes the protein MEANKPSYYLFAAVFAALLLSSMAGAPRKLLNEDHAGSTMQQEDDDVLVVVHGGRILRQVKTNDYGSYDPTPTMAKPHFKDIPN
- the LOC127342418 gene encoding uncharacterized protein isoform X2 is translated as MEANKPSYYLFAAVFAALLLSSMAGAPRKLLNEDHAGSTMQEDDDVLVVVHGGRILRQVKTNDYGSYDPTPTMAKPHFKDIPN